From a region of the Hemibagrus wyckioides isolate EC202008001 linkage group LG14, SWU_Hwy_1.0, whole genome shotgun sequence genome:
- the hdhd5 gene encoding haloacid dehalogenase-like hydrolase domain-containing 5: MAGFIWRLKMFKCGFQALKWNRTALTGSAHIRHYSSPSQCSPQNSFGLLFDIDGVLVRGRTPIPAAKQCFRNLVDGNGKYKVPVVFVTNAGNSVRQTKAEQLSHLLEVEVSPDQVMLSHSPLRVFSQFQKMCVLVSGQGPVVEVAQNLGFQNVVTIDMLREAYPLLDVVDHNRRPKEVVPPSKDLQQIEAVVLFGEPIRWETNLQLIVDVLLTNGKPGNPVTSVHYPHIPVLACNMDLLWMAEAKSPRFGHGMFLVCLESIYKKITGYDLHYEALIGKPSVVTYNYAELLIRQQAEKLGWTEPVQRLYAIGDNPMADIYGANLYNRYLQSVHHGRTQVHAQGGSASHVAADFHYETVDDAKNSGKVMVGGSYEHRLPESCSSILVCTGVYNREQQELSPEQTVTEQRIFHGHRDFRFDPTLTQPSFVVQDVFEAVKLVFQQEGSSLT; the protein is encoded by the exons ATGGCAGGGTTTATTTGGCGACTGAAGATGTTTAAATGCGGGTTTCAGGCTCTGAAATGGAACCGAACAGCGCTAACCGGCTCAGCGCATATACGGCACTACAGCAGT CCTTCCCAGTGCAGTCCTCAGAACTCTTTTGGTCTGCTTTTCGACATTGACGGGGTCCTGGTCCGTGGAAGAACCCCGATTCCAGCAGCCAAGCAATGCTTTAGGAATCTGGTGGATGGAAATGGAAAATATAAAGTCCCAGTGGTCTTTGTTACCAATGCTGGGAACTCGGTTCGGCAGACCAAAGCAGAGCAGCTATCACATCTTCTAGAAGTAGAG gtgTCACCAGATCAGGTCATGTTGTCCCACAGTCCTCTACGAGTCTTCAGTCAGTTCCaaaagatgtgtgtgttagtgtctggaCAGGGACCGGTTGTGGAAGTTGCACAGAA CTTGGGCTTTCAGAATGTTGTCACCATTGATATGTTACGAGAGGCGTACCCTCTGCTGGATGTGGTGGATCACAATCGCAGACCCAAAGAAGTG GTTCCACCATCCAAGGACCTCCAACAAATTGAAG CCGTCGTTCTCTTCGGTGAGCCAATCAGGTGGGAGACTAACCTTCAGCTGATTGTGGATGTTCTCCTGACCAATGGGAAGCCAGGAAATCCTGTGACATCAGTGCATTACCCACACATCCCTGTGCTGGCCTGCAACATGGACCTGTTATGGATGGCAGAGGCAAAGAGTCCTCG ATTCGGACATGGAATGTTCCTGGTGTGTTTGGAAAGCATCTATAAGAAGATCACAGGTTATGATCTGCATTATGAGGCACTGATTGGGAAGCCCAGTGTGGTGACCTATAACTATGCAGAGCTGCTGATCCGACAGCAGGCAGAGAAACTGGGCTGGACAGAACCTGTTCAAAGACTCTATGCCATTGG AGATAACCCCATGGCTGACATCTATGGTGCAAACCTCTATAACCGCtacttgcagtcagtgcaccaTGGCAGGACTCAGGTACATGCACAAGGTGGCTCAGCCAGTCATGTAGCGGCTGATTTCCACTACGAAACAGTTGACGATGCAAAAAACTCAGGCAAGGTGATGGTCGGGGGCTCGTACGAGCACCGTCTACCCGAGAGCTGCAGCTCCATCTTGGTGTGCACGGGCGTCTACAACCGAGAGCAGCAGGAGCTCTCCCCTGAGCAAACGGTCACAGAGCAGCGCATTTTCCATGGCCATCGGGATTTCCGCTTCGATCCAACCCTGACCCAGCCTTCTTTTGTAGTTCAGGACGTGTTCGAGGCCGTCAAGCTCGTCTTCCAGCAAGAGGGTTCTAGTCTGACCTAA